The Paramisgurnus dabryanus chromosome 1, PD_genome_1.1, whole genome shotgun sequence genome includes a window with the following:
- the LOC135720587 gene encoding alpha-N-acetylgalactosaminide alpha-2,6-sialyltransferase 1-like: protein FLSFSQGLKDLVRAEFLWREIHEHIDDRATNNKTIITSALNFSSLEDTIEPKKQSVEHEDNITPIPILYKKNFTKLPVWDFEDVYLQDHDARKTICSDSKSIHNTKDPNFKKGFLPNIQLWLYRGQLNITEWNRLAHFNNPFGFMEYKYDEIKPAVNLIPKPKLKLLPVPESAKDGCIRCAVVGSSGILNNSKLGKEIDSHDYVFRVNGALTHGYEEDVGNKTSVYVHTAFSLHSSLNAFKKTGFQRILQNENTKYVMIPEGLRDFQWLQGLLQGKEATGHYKGVRPLDYFNGTFNESRFYVLHPDFLRYVRYRFMLSEQTHTKHWAIYRPTNGAFALFLALHTCDIVDVYGYITEDHQKYSNYYYEKLKSRVIFYINHDYPLEIKTWKNLHDSGIIQLYQGKGDLNNTKT, encoded by the exons tttctCAGTTTTTCTCAAGGTTTGAAAGACCTGGTTAGGGCAGAATTTCTCTGGAGAGAAATTCACGAGCATATAGATGATCGTGcaacaaataataaaaccaTCATCACTTCTGCGCTAAATTTTTCTTCTCTTGAAGATACAATTGAGCCTAAAAAACAGTCTGTTGAGCATGAAGACAACATAACGCCTATTCCAATTCTTTATAAGAAGAATTTTACAAAATTACCTGTGTGGGATTTTGAAGATGTTTATTTGCAAGACCATGATGCAAGGAAAACA ATCTGTTCAGACTCAAAGTCAATTCACAACACCAAGGATCCCAATTTCAAGAAAGGGTTTCTTCCCAACATTCAACTTTGGCTGTACAGAGGTCAACTCAACATAACAGAATGGAATAGATTAGCACACTTCAACAATCCATTCGGCTTTATGGAGTACAAATACGATG AGATAAAACCAGCAGTAAATTTGATACCAAAGCCCAAATTAAAATTACTGCCTGTGCCTGAGAGTGCGAAGGATGGTTGTATCCGCTGTGCTGTTGTGGGATCGAGTGGCATTCTCAACAACTCAAAGTTGGGCAAAGAGATCGACTCTCATGATTATGTGTTTCG GGTTAATGGGGCACTTACCCATGGTTATGAGGAAGATGTTGGAAATAAAACATCTGTCTATGTGCACACAGCTTTTTCCTTACATTCCAGCTTAAATGCGTTCAAAAAGACTGGCTTTCAGAGAATTTTACAAAATGAG AACACCAAGTATGTTATGATACCCGAAGGCCTGAGGGACTTCCAGTGGCTCCAAGGTCTACTACAGGGAAAAGAGGCTACAGGGCACTATAAGGGTGTCAG gCCACTGGATTACTTCAATGGAACTTTTAATGAGAGCAGATTCTATGTTCTTCACCCTGATTTTCTTCGATATGTTCGCTACAG ATTTATGTTATCAGAGCAAACCCATACCAAGCACTGGGCAATATACAGACCAACCAATGGAGCATTTGCTTTGTTCTTGGCTCTGCACACATGTGATATT GTAGATGTTTATGGATACATTACAGAAGACCACCAAAAATACTCCAACTATTACTACGAAAAGTTAAAGTCTCGTGTAATTTTCTATATTAATCATGATTATCCACTGGAGATCAAGACCTGGAAGAATCTGCATGACTCTGGAATTATTCAACTCTACCAAGGAAAGGGAGACTTGAACAATACAAAGACATAG
- the mxra7 gene encoding uncharacterized protein mxra7, whose amino-acid sequence MDATPDLIWPAVLFTLLAIIVAAVITRKNNTKAPLTRINQSTAVVDESTGNSSQNNDTAKHTLEIQQQSYANKLASKDESVLDSTTENEEEVCRTDAEEDSSEYGIRNALKDYAQSTDAEEKPLRYMAGMLRSSQLKKMMTKEELEEEQRVQREQLAAIFQLLRDKQDTFGDVTQNDLQEQLQLYSF is encoded by the exons ATGGATGCAACCCCGGACTTAATTTGGCCGGCTGTGTTATTTACACTACTTGCAATAATTGTAGCAGCCGTTATCACGAGGAAAAACAATACTAAAGCGCCATTAACGCGCATAAATCAAAGTACTGCTGTTGTGGATGAAAGCACTGGAAACAGCTCGCAAAATAATGACACTGCAAAGCATACTTTAGAGATTCAGCAGCAATCTTATGCAAACAAACTTGCATCCAAAGATGAAAGTGTACTG GATTCTACCACAGAAAACGAGGAAGAAGTCTGCAGGACAGACGCTGAGGAGGATTCATCTGAATATGGGATAAGGAATGCTCTAAAGGATTATGCTCAATCAACTG ATGCTGAAGAGAAACCATTGAGATACATGGCTGGCATGCTGAGGTCCAGTCAACTTAAAAAGATGATGACCAAAGAAGAACTGGAGGAAGAGCAGAG GGTTCAACGAGAGCAGCTAGCTGCCATCTTTCAGCTGCTAAGAGACAAACAAGACACATTTGGTGATGTGACGCAGAACGATTTACAAGAACAGCTTCAACTCTACTCTTTTTAA
- the gip gene encoding gastric inhibitory polypeptide, translated as MNTAVYGVFFVCLSSALLVCVGSQPVDSSSTNEIQNLGRRYAESTIASDISKIMDSMVQKNFVNFLLNQREKKSEAAMVDDPDYHIFNDLLKKEIMVRVYNKGDGFK; from the exons ATGAATACTGCAGTATATGGAGTGTTTTTTGTATGCCTGAGCAGTGCATTGTTAGTATGTGTTGGATCCCAGCCTGTTGATAGCAG CTCAACAAATGAGATTCAAAATTTGGGTCGCCGTTACGCTGAATCAACCATTGCGAGTGACATCAGTAAAATTATGGACTCCATGGTTCAGAAGAACTTTGTAAACTTTCTGCTCAATCAGCGTGAGAAGAAGAGCGA agcagctatggttgatGATCCAGACTACCATATCTTCAATGACCTGCTGAAAAAAGAGATCATGGTGAGGGTTTACAATAAAGGCGATGGGTTTAAGTAA